TGGGGCTGTGGTTCGACGGGCACCGGCAAGAACCGGCTCGGGCGGATCCTCATGGAGGTTCGTACGCGTCTGCGCGGTTGAACCCGTGTCAGTCGAGCAGTTGCATGAGGTCGGCTCGGGTGATGGCCGCGGCCCCGGAGGCGCCACCGAGCGCGGACTCGAAGAGCGCGCGTTTCTTCTCCTGCAGGGTGAGGATCTTCTCCTCCACCGTGCCTTGCGACACCAGCCGGTACACCATCACCGGCCGCTGCTGGCCGATGCGGTGCGCCCGGTCCGCCGCCTGTGCCTCCACGGACGGGTTCCACCACGGGTCCACCAGGAAGACGTGGTCCGCCGCCGTGAGGTTCAGTCCCGTGGCTCCCGCCTTGAGCGAGATGAGCATCACCGGCGGGCCCTTCGGGTCCTGGAACGATTCGGCCACGGCGCCACGGTTGCTCGTGCTGCCGTCGAGCCGGATGAAGCCGATACCCGCCTCCCGCAGCTCCGGCTCGATGAGGTCCAACATCGACGTCCACTGCGAGAAGACGAGCGCCTTGTGCCCGTCCTCCACCGCCGTGCCGAGCGCTTCGATCAGCGCCTGCACCTTGGAGGACGTCTTCGCCTGCTGTCCCGGCACCAGCGCCGGGTGGCACGCCGCCTGACGCAGCCGCAGCAGCGCCTCCAGCGCCTTGAGCACGCTGCCGCCCTCCTCGAGCTGCGACACCACCTCCTCGCGCGTGGCCGCGTACACCGCGTCGTAGACGGCGCGCTCCCGCTCGTTGAGGGTGACGTGCCGCACGGACTCGGTGCGCGGCGGCAGCTCGGGCGCCACGTCCCGCTTGAGCCTGCGCAGCACGAAGGGACGGATGCGCGCGCGCAGCTGCTCGGCCGCTCCCTTCTGGTTGTCCGAGACGGGCCTCGCCCACCGCTCCTCGAACTCCTTGCGCCCCCCGAGCAGCCCCCGGTTGGTGAAGTGCATCAGGCTCCAGAGCTCCTCGAGCCGGTTCTCGATGGGCGTGCCGCTCAGCGCCACCCGGAAGTTGGCCCGCAGCCCGTACGCCGCGCGCGCCACCTGGCTGTCCGGGTTCTTGATGGCCTGGGCCTCGTCCAGCACCACCGTGTCCCACTCCTTCGCCCCGAGCACCTCCGCGTCCAGGCGCAGCAGCGCGTACGTGGTGAGCGTCACGTCGGCCGCCTCGTCCAGGGCGCGGCCGGGGCCGTGGTAGACGGACACCTTCAGCGAGGGACGGAAGCGCTTCACCTCCGCCTCCCAGTTGGGCAGCACGCTCGTGGGCGCCACCACCAGCGTGCCCGGCCCCAGCGTGCAGATGGTCTGCAGCGTCTTGCCCAGACCCATGTCGTCCGCGAGCACGCCGCCCAGGCCCGCCTGCCGCAGGAAGGTGAGCCAGCTCACGCCCTGCAGCTGGTAGGGGCGCAGCGTCGCGGTGAGATCCTTCGGGGGCTGTACGTCCGGCAGCTTCTCGAAGCCCTGCACCAGGGGCGCCAGCCGCTCGAGCCCGGGCGGAGGAGGGTGTTCCAGCGCGTCGCACAGTCCGGTGAGCTGGGGGATGGCGTGGTTGGCCAGCCGCCCGTCCGCCCCGCGCGCAGCCAGCAGGTCCGCCACGCGCTGGCCGTGCGTCTTCAGCCACGCGGTGGGCAGCGGCGCCCAGCCTCCGCCCTCCAGCGGCACCAGACCCAGCCCCTCCTCCCACGCGCGCATCACCGCGCCCGCGTCCACCGTGCGCGGCGCGCCCGGTCCCTCTCCCTCCACCTGGAACTCGAACGAGAAGCCCACCTGGGGCACGCCGGAGGCCGTGGCGCCCGCGTCCACCGAGAGCGTGGGGCGCAGCTGCACGTTGGGGCTCACCACGCGCGCCGCGTCCCCGGTGAGGCCGCCGCGCCAGCGCCGCAGCTTGTCGGCGAGCTGCACCGCCTCCTTGCCCTGCACCGTCACGCGCCGGCCGGGCACCATGTTCAGCTCGTCACGCAGCTGGTGGATGAGCTTCTGCTCGGCGGGCTCGTCGCGCACGGGCACCGCGCCCTTCAGGTACACCATGCGCCCGTTGTCGATGCGCACCGAGGGCGGCGAGCCGTACACCAGCGTCGGTAGCACCGAGAGGCCGGAGTCCAGCTGGTCGAGCTCCAGGGAGATGCGCGGCACGAGCGTGCGGTCGATGGGAGGCAGCCGCCGGCTCTTCACGTCCACCGGCATGCGCCGCGCGAAGTCCGGCAGCACCTTCCCGGTGAGCTCTCCCATCTGATCGGGCGAGAAGACGCGCTCCTGCGGCAGCTTCTCCAACCGCGCGCCGGTGAGGGACTGCTCGCCGAGCCGGCAGAGCGAGCCTCCGCACACCACCACCCCGGGGGTCACCACCTCGGTGACGCGCGGGTCCTTCTCCACCTTGAGCACCGTCTGCTCGCCACGGTCCTCCACGGTGACGCGCGGAAGGAGGGGCTCGTTCGAGACGGACACCAGGTTGCCGTCGAAGAGCACGGTGCGCGCGGGCTCCAGGGCGCGCAGGAGCGCGTCGAGCCGCTCGGGTGGGAGCGCGCCCCTCGTGGGCTTCATCAACAACTTGTCCACGATCAGGTCGCACGGCTCCACCTGGATGCGGGCCGCCTCCACGGGGTTGGTGAGCACGGAGGCCAGGCTGCGTGCCAGGAGCCGAGCGGTGTTGTCCGGACGCACCAGCAGGCGTTCGAGCTGGAGCCCTCCGTCCACGCGCTTGAAGCGGTACACCATGCGCTCCGGCTTCGGCGCGGCACCGGGGCGCGCGACGGCCTGGACGGCCTGGTTCGCGGGAGCAGGGGAGGGGGCGCGCGGCGCGGGGGCACGCTGTACGGGGGCGCGCGGTGCGGCGGCGCGCTGGGTCACCGTCTGGTGGAGGATGATGGCCGCCGCCACCACGTGCTCGCAGGGGTCCACCCGGCCCCGGCAGTCGCACTCCCAGATGTCGTCCTCGGGGTAGAGGACGGTGGTCAGGGGCGCCGGACGGCCGGTGGCGCGCACTCGCAGCACGGCCTCTTCTTCACCGACGGACTGCACCGAGACGGCGCCCGCGCGGGCAAGGCCCATGCCGGCGGACCAGGTCTCCGGGCGCGCTTCTCCCCGGACGGTTTCGAGCAACTCCGCGGTCACGGACATGAGGACCGTCTACCTATCCCCGCGTAGGTCCTCACGCAAAAAAGGCATCCGAGCCGGACTCCGGGTGTGCTCCTCCACTCGCGCGTAGTGCCGTGCGGCGAACAGCAACTGGACTCAACACCTCATGCAGGCGAACACGTCGAAGTCGAACGTCCTCTTTGGCAACTCGGGCTTGGGAGAGACCCTGTGCGCCACGCAGGTGGACGCGGCTTCGAATCCCGCCGACCGATCTTCGCAGTCCCTGCCCGCTCGCATAGGCTGAGGGTCTCAGCCCCTCATGGGAGCGGACATGAATCGTGCCGAAGAGTTCTCGCGACAGGGCTTCCTCGTACTGCCCGGGTTCGTCCCGGCGGCCTCCTGTGATGCGTTGAGGGCCCGGGCCGGGGAACTGGTGGCTGGCTTCCAACCCGAGACGGTCTCCATCTTCTCCACGCAGGAGCAGACCAGGACCTCGGACGAGTACTTCCTGTCCTCGGGGGACCAGATCCGGTTCTTCTTCGAGGAGAACGCCTTCAAGCCGGACGGCTCGCTGCGCCAGGACAAGGAGCTGTCGATCAACAAGATCGGCCACGCGCTGCACGATTTGGATCCCCTCTTCGACCGCTTCTCCCGCACG
This portion of the Archangium lipolyticum genome encodes:
- a CDS encoding DEAD/DEAH box helicase encodes the protein MSVTAELLETVRGEARPETWSAGMGLARAGAVSVQSVGEEEAVLRVRATGRPAPLTTVLYPEDDIWECDCRGRVDPCEHVVAAAIILHQTVTQRAAAPRAPVQRAPAPRAPSPAPANQAVQAVARPGAAPKPERMVYRFKRVDGGLQLERLLVRPDNTARLLARSLASVLTNPVEAARIQVEPCDLIVDKLLMKPTRGALPPERLDALLRALEPARTVLFDGNLVSVSNEPLLPRVTVEDRGEQTVLKVEKDPRVTEVVTPGVVVCGGSLCRLGEQSLTGARLEKLPQERVFSPDQMGELTGKVLPDFARRMPVDVKSRRLPPIDRTLVPRISLELDQLDSGLSVLPTLVYGSPPSVRIDNGRMVYLKGAVPVRDEPAEQKLIHQLRDELNMVPGRRVTVQGKEAVQLADKLRRWRGGLTGDAARVVSPNVQLRPTLSVDAGATASGVPQVGFSFEFQVEGEGPGAPRTVDAGAVMRAWEEGLGLVPLEGGGWAPLPTAWLKTHGQRVADLLAARGADGRLANHAIPQLTGLCDALEHPPPPGLERLAPLVQGFEKLPDVQPPKDLTATLRPYQLQGVSWLTFLRQAGLGGVLADDMGLGKTLQTICTLGPGTLVVAPTSVLPNWEAEVKRFRPSLKVSVYHGPGRALDEAADVTLTTYALLRLDAEVLGAKEWDTVVLDEAQAIKNPDSQVARAAYGLRANFRVALSGTPIENRLEELWSLMHFTNRGLLGGRKEFEERWARPVSDNQKGAAEQLRARIRPFVLRRLKRDVAPELPPRTESVRHVTLNERERAVYDAVYAATREEVVSQLEEGGSVLKALEALLRLRQAACHPALVPGQQAKTSSKVQALIEALGTAVEDGHKALVFSQWTSMLDLIEPELREAGIGFIRLDGSTSNRGAVAESFQDPKGPPVMLISLKAGATGLNLTAADHVFLVDPWWNPSVEAQAADRAHRIGQQRPVMVYRLVSQGTVEEKILTLQEKKRALFESALGGASGAAAITRADLMQLLD